The sequence ATACTACCTGTTAAATCAGCAATGTCCTGTGATTTAGGGTCAGACGGACTAAATGTCCCAATCCCTACTCGGCGATCCTCTGAGAAAAAGACTCTTTCAACCATTACATCTTCTATTCTGCCGTCATACTCCTGTTCAAGTCGCATCATATTTAGTGGGGAAAGATTCCCTTCAATTCGAATTCCATATTCATCATAAAAGTCTTTTCGTAAGTGATGCGGAATTAAATGGAGGGGATCTTCATGCATTGGGCAGCCCTTAATGCCATAAACAGCCCCTCGATCCGTAAATGAGTAGGCTTCCAAACCTCTTTTTAACATGGTGACCAATGTCGATTTACCACCACTAACAGGACCCATTAATAGGAGAATCCGTTTACGTACATCTAATCTTTTCGCAGAAGGGTGAAAATATTCCTCTACTAATCTTTCTAATGCTTCTTCTAGACCAAATAGTTGGTTAGAGAAAAATTTATATCTTTTTTGTCCATTAATTTCCTCTACCCCAGCATCTTTAATCATATTATATACCCGGGAATGTGCTGACTGAGCTACCCACGGTCTCTCTTTAATAATCTCTATATACTCTCCAAATGTCCCTTCCCATTTAAGCATTTCCTCTTCTTGGCGATATAATTGAACTTTTTTTAATATATCCATATGAACCTCCCCTGTAGCTTTATCCCATTTTACTAGCCATAAGGCTCACTCCTGAAGATGTAAAAGATACAATAAAAACAGTAAGCTAGTAATTCCGATATTCATAACAGCCCTAAACGATAGATAACAAATTCGCCCGTCGAATTTCCGTCTGGATTTTTATCACGCTTCAAAACACCATATTCTGATGTCTATCCTAACTAGGACGTCCTGTCCTCGTCGAACTCGCTCGATAAATTTCCCTTAATAATCCAAGACATTCGCCGGAAGCTTAACTTCATTCAGCTGGGATTTTCTCCCTCATTTGTAGAAGGGCTTCTGTACCTGTTTAAACTCTCGGTACAAGAAGAATTTGCTCAATGAAGTTAAAGTAGTAAGGAGCAACTACTAACACGATGACATGGTTGGACTTAGGTGAAACTTATTATTATAATGTATGCTTTATCTTGAATGAACATGTCAAAAAGGATTGTCAACTCCTTTAGGAAATGGAACAGGAAAAGCTATAATAATGATTAATATGAATTAAAAAACAAAATATACCATGTTCTTTCAATTATTTAGCTAATCTCTTTTCAAGGGAAAAGCTTCCCAGTGACATGAGATTAAGGTATAATAAAATAAATATTTAAATTTATCTGTCTATTTGGGAGGCTTGAATAAATGGGGATAATTTTGATTCTAGGAGTAATGGTCGCTTTTCTTACTTGCATCTTTACAGCTGGATATAATGACAAGCCAACAAAATAAAAAGCCGCAATTTGCGGCTTTTTATTTTCCGTTTAATCCATGTTGTTTAATAAATTCATGCATATACATTCTTCGTGGCTGACTAAGCATATTGGCCATTTGACCTGTCCAGGTTTCCTGACGCTTACCACCTGTTCTTTCATTATAGTAATGAGAAATGGTTTCGTTATATTCTTTTAATTGCCCTTTGATAACCGAAACATCCTGCTCATATTCATTTTCATGATAAATATGTGAAAACGGAAGTCGTGGCTTTTTGTCATTTACCTTTTCTGGGTAACCAACAGCCAGTCCAAAAAGTGGAATCACACGTTTTGGTGTTTTTAATAGTTTACAGACTTCCGGAAGATTGTTGCGTAGTCCACCAATATAACAAATTCCTAGACCTAGCGACTCCGCTGCAACCGCTGCATTTTGGGCTGCAAGTGCGGCATCAATGACCATCACCATAAATTTTTCCGTACTTTCCAAAGACTCATCTACATCCGTTTGTTCCATTTCACCAATCAATTCATGGCGATATAAATCTGCACAGAAAACAAAGAAATGTCCATTTTTTGCAACATAACCTTGATTTCCAGCAAGTTCCGCTAGCTTCTGCTTCTTCTCTCCATCGGTTACACCAATAATGGAGTAGGCTTGTATATAACTAGACGTTGATGCTGCTTGAGCACTTTGAACAATGACTTCAATTTGTTCTTTTGACAGTGGCTTATCTTCAAATTGTCTAACCGAACGATGATCTAGAAGAGTTTCAATAATGGAATTCATCGAATCCTTCCCTTCATACATAATTTATTAATTTAATGATAACGAATATCGATGGAAAAATCTAATCATTGTCGTAGACGTTATTTAGTCTGGTTCAACTTTCGCGGCACCTATTCTCTTTGATTGTACTCAGAATCTTGAGGTGGGGCCCTACTGCCAGTTTAGGCTGATAAAGTATAAAAAGGAGTTTAGTATCTCAATGGATACCAAACTCCTTTTTTGGTTATCTTACCTTTTCATCTAATCTAGGGCCCTGTTTAGCTAAGTGCGCATAGTTTTGTTGCCTTAATGCTTCGTATACAAGGATTGCCGCTGTGTTAGAAAGATTTAAGGCCCTGACATTTTCGGTCATTGGGACTCTTAACGCTCGATCTCGATTATTTTCAATCACTTCTTTTGGTAGACCGTTCGTCTCTCTTCCAAAAACGAAATAAATATTTTTTTCTGAATCACTATAATCAAAATCAGAATGAGGTTTCTCCCCATATTTCGTTAAATAATAAAATTCTCCACCTTGATTTTTTTCATAAAATTCATCAAGAGAATCGTAATAATGAATGTCAACGTATTCCCAATAATCGACTCCAGCCCGTTTTAACGCTTTATCATCAGTAGAGAATCCGAGTGGACGAATTAAATGTAAGGATGTATCAGTTGCTGCACAAGTACGTGCGATATTACCTGTATTTGCAGGGATTTCTGGTTGATATAAGACTACATGGATTGCCAATTCTTTCACCTCTAAATGGAAAATCTAACTTTATTATTATACCACTGCGACCATGAAACAAAAACCTAGGCATCATCCACAATGGTAAAAAATTTATACTGGATATTTGGTGTGTAGGCAGTAGAATCCTCATAAGCCCAATAACGCATACGACTGTTGGCTGTATGAGCATTAACAAGCGGCATTCCATTAGCATCTTTTCCGGTGACAATCGTTGTATGATTAAAGCGGCCATCACCCTCAAAGTCATAACAGATGACATCCCCTAGTAACAGCTCCTCAGGACTGGAAACCGCTTTTGCTCTCAACCCTTTCTTAGACGTTCCCAAAAACAAACGGAAAGCATGGGCCACTGACCAACTATAACTCCAATTATTTTTTTGCATCCACCAACCATGACTACGGTTCGGATGCCCTCTCATTGATGCCCCGCCTTGGTGAAGACATTGAGAAATATAGTTGGTACAATCAACTTCAAACTTTTTATAGGCTGGGTTGTAGGAGTTCCACCATCTCTCTGCATATTGGACCGCTTTCTGGCGATCATATTGAAATTCCGCTCGAATGTTATTGTCAGTGAATTCCTCTTGGGGAATTTCTAATTCTCGTGATGTTTCCTCTATTATAAAAGGATTAATCTCACGGTCATCAACTAATACCCCTTTGTAAAACTCTGCTTGTCTCGCTTCTATTTCCTCTTCTAATAATATGAGCCTTTTTTGTTTGATTAAGTATTGGAGATGAACATGGTAATAAACATGCTCAACATCCTCCTGCTTTTTTTCAACTTTATCGATATATCCCTTCGCCTTCACCTTTACCATTTCTGCCTGTCTTTCGTTTAACGAAGCTTTTTTCTTGTATATTTTTTCATCCTGATCCTCTGAATGTCTTGAAAGGGAAATACATTCTTGTACCCGTTTTTTTAAATAATCTTGAAGCTGCTTACGCATGTTGTCACTCCTTCCTTATAGAAATATATGAAAGGAGTGAGAAGATTTTCATGAAAAATTATTTAGGGCTTTTTGTATTTCCGTTTTTACGTCCTCATCAAGCTCGTTATTATAGGCCTGCCGTAAGATGGCAGCTGAATTTTTCCCATTCATTTTTCCAATCGCCCATGCAGCCGTTCCACGTATCATCGGGCGGGGATCATTTCTTAATAACTCTGTCAAATCCTCTAACGTTGATTCATCTTTAAAGTGAGCTAGAGCCATAATGGCATTTCTTTGAATCGGATTTTTCCCTCGCCAAGCTCCAGATACATGACCAAACTTTTCTTTGAATTGTCGATTCGATAATGTAAGAATCGGTTGTAATAAAGGCTTTGCAATCTCAGGCTCCGGCTCGACCTCAGGATGAAGGTGAAAATCCTTCCCTTTATTAACCGGACAAGCGGTTTGACAAGAATCACAGCCATAGAGGCGATTGCCGATTTTGTCACGGAATTCTTCTGGTATGATTTCCTTTGTTTGTGTTAAAAAAGAAATGCAGCGTTTGGCATTAATTTGTCCCCCTTGAATTAAGGCGCCCGTCGGACAAGCATCCAAACATTTTGTACATGTACCACACTGGTCCTCCATTGGGGTATCTGGTTCAAACGGAAGATTGGTTATCATTTCACCTAAATAGACATACGAGCCAAACTCAGGTGTAATAATCGAACAGTTTTTTCCGCTCCACCCTATTCCTGCTCGTTCCGCTACAGCTCGATCTGCTAACTCCCCCGTATCGACCATTGATTTGCATTTGGCCTCCGGAACTTTTTCCTGAATAAAAGTCTCGAGCTTTTTCAATCGTTCACGTAGGACAAGGTGATAATCTTGCCCCCAAGAAGCACGCGAAAAGATGCCTCTCCGTTCCCCCTTTTTACTTGTGACCCGTTCTTTCATTTTTGATGGATATGCGACTGCAATTGAAATAATCGAAGAGGCCCCCTCCATTAACAGACGGGGATTCGTTCTTTTATCAATATCAGGTTCCTCAAAGCCAGATTGATATTGCAACTCTTTTTGTCGTATGAGTCGATTTTTTAATTCATCAAACGGGGAGGCCGTTGTGAATCCAATCTTATCGATACCGATCGTTTGACTGTATTGAATAATTTCCTGCTTTAGTTGGGTAACATTCACAGTAGGTACCCCCTTTCATTTGATAAAAATAGTCATACATGTGATAGTAATATAAAGTGAAACTTCCATCATTGGGAGGGGTTTTTCATCCCCCACTGATGGTTAGCTTTAGGCCACAGCTTGCTGGTCACGCAGACGTTAAAGATTTTATTGGTCAGTGGGAGATGGAAAAATTGGAAATGAAAATAGCATCTGAAATCTATGAGTACATACCAGATTTTAAAATCGGACTTATTAAGTATCATAATATTACAGTTGGAGAATCCCCACAAATGTTAAAAGGACGGCTTCAACTTTTCCAGGAATCGCTCTTTTTTGAAATGGAAGATAAAAAAGCAACTGACTTTCCTAGTATTCAGGAGTGGAGACAAGTATTTAAACAAACAGGTAAAGACCCTAATCGGTATCGCCATTCTGCAGAAGCGTTATACCGTAGAGTTCAAAAACAAGACTATTTGCCGTCCATCCATAGTGCTACAGATTTAAATAATTTCTTCTCTTTACAGTATGGAATCCCGTTTGGCATCTATGATCAAGAAAAGATCCAAGGGGATGTAATCACGGTTCGATTAGGCGAAGATGACGAAGCTTACCTTGGTCTGAATGGTCGCGATAATTCATTGCATCGCCTTCTGTTATCAGCCGATGATGCTGGTCCATTTGGGACCCCGTTTGTTGATTCAGAACGAACCGCCGTTACTAAAAATACGAAACATGCGGTTCAAATTGTTTATTTACAGCCTTCTATGCCATTATCTCAAGCGGAGAAATTAGTTACTGCTGTTGCTGATATGTTTACAGGTATTAATGGTGGAAATAGTATGTGTAAGGTCGTATAGATAAATTGTTATTTTTAAAGTTGTGTTGCGTTTATCGTAGTGATGATAAACGCAATTTTTGTCTGTTTACTCGATTTTTGCTGTTATCAACATTAAGTATTTGTATCAGTAAATTAAAAAACGCAATACTTCGTTCTCTCTGAAACGAAATACTGCGTTGATAGAGTGGTTTTTACTAGAGCGGGTGAAGGGAATCGAACCCTCGACAACAGCTTGGAAGGCTGTGGTTTTACCACTAAACTACACCCGCAATGAATCAATGAATTAATCATAACAAAACATTTACATTAATTCAACAAAAAAAACAAAAAAAATACATAAATCTGTCGAACGATGTCATCATAACGCTTTTAGTGTAAAAAAATATTAATTTTTTCCATTAATAAGTACTCTATCTACATGTTATCCATAAACTTCTATCTTTATCCACGAACTCTAATCTGCATGATGATTTGATTTTATATCTTTATAGACGAATAACGTGACCGAACCCTATCCAACATCATATACAACAATATAATATAAAGTGAACTTCCATCATTGGGGTTTGCTTTCATCCCTCCACTGATGGAAAGCTTTCGGCTACAGCGTACTGGTCACGCAGATGTTGTCGTAGGCGTATAGTATGGTGTTCAACTTAACAATCTAGAAGGAGACAGCTTATGAAAATTCGTAAAGCCATTATCCCTGCCGCAGGACTAGGAACCCGATTTTTACCAGCAACTAAAGCACAACCGAAAGAGATGCTGCCAATAGTAGATAAGCCGACCATTCAATACATTGTCGAGGAAGCTGTGGCCTCCGGGATCGAAGAAATTGTCATTATTATTGGTCGTGGAAAACGCTCGATTGAAGATCATTTTGATAAATCCTATGAATTGGAAGACGCGTTATTACAGAAAAATAAGTTAGACATATTAAAAGAGGTTCAAAAAATATCAGATTTAGCCAGTATCTATTATGTCCGCCAAAAAGAGGCCAAGGGGCTTGGAGATGCGATTCTATGTGCGAAGAGTTTCATAGGAGATGAGCCTTTTGCTATTTTACTAGGAGACGATATTGTCATGAGTGATACCCCTTGTTTAAAGCAACTTATCGATGTTTTTGAGTACTGTAACAGTTCATGTATTGCTGTTCAGACTGTACCAGAATCTGACGTGCATAAATACGGAATCGTAAAACCAAAAAGCGCCAATATCGATCCAAATCTTTTCTACATCGATTCTTTAATTGAGAAGCCAAAAAAGGACTATGCTCCTTCGAGATATGCGATTATGGGGCGTTATGTATTGAGGCCTGAAATATTTGACATTCTTAGCAGGCTTCCTGTTGGTCAAAATGAAGAGCTTCAATTAACAGATGCGATTAATGAATTAAATAAGATACAAGCGGTTCTCGCCTATAAATTTGAAGGAAAGCGCTACGATATTGGCGATAAAATGGGGTTTATCAAAGCAACTTTAGACTTTGCGTTAGAGCGTGAGGATATGAAAGAAGAAGTAATGAGTTACTTGCAGGGAGTCTATGAAAATAGCATGAAAAGAGAGTCTGATAAAAAATGAAAATAGCCGTAATTGGAACTGGTTATGTTGGATTATCAACAGGTGTTGTTTTATCTGAAATTGGCCATAACGTAGTTTGCATTGATGTTGATGAGCAAAAGATTGAGCGATTACAGAATGGTATTTCTCCTATTTATGAACCAGGTTTAGAGCCCTTACTAACCAAAAACATAAAAAATGGACAACTTGTTTTTACTAGTTCTCATAAAATAGGTTTAACAGATTCAGAAGTCATTATTTTAGCGGTTGGGACCCCGCAACAAAACGATGGAAGCGCTGACTTATCGTACCTTATTCAAGCAGCAAAGGACCTGACCCCTCATTTAAAAAATGAAAGCATTGTTATGATTAAAAGCACAGTTCCAGTTGGAACCAATGATTTTATCAAAAAATTGATTGCAGAACATCTTCCACATAACACTTCCTTCTCAATGGTATCAAATCCTGAATTTCTCCGCCAAGGCTCTGCAATAAAGGATACTTTACATCCAGATCGAATTATTATTGGCTCAACTGTTCAAAAAGCCGCTGTTAAAATAGAAGAAATGTATAAACCCCTTAACGCTCCGATCATCCATACGAGTATTGAAAGTGCCGAAATGATTAAATATGCCTCAAATGCCTTTTTAGCGACAAAAATTAGTTTTATTAATGAAATTGCGAATCTCTGTGAAGTTATAGGGGCTAATGTAGAGGATGTTGCTAGAGGAATGGGACTTGATAAGCGGATCGGTGAAGCTTTTCTACAAGCTGGAATCGGCTATGGTGGTTCTTGTTTCCCAAAAGATACAAAAGCTCTTCTCCATTCTGCCAATTTACATGGTCAAGCATTCTCTCAATTACATGAAACCATCGCAGTTAATAACACCCAACCCCTTCTTTTAGTCAAAAAAGCAACTCAACGATTTACCAACTTAAAAGGAAAAAAGTTTGCCTTACTCGGTCTATCCTTTAAACCAGAGACAGATGATATGAGAGAAGCACCATCGATTAAAATTGCAAATGTATTAGTGGAATCCGGTTCTCGAGTGATAGCCTATGATCCAATTGCCACCGATAATGCCAAGAAAGTATTGAAAGATTCTATAGAATATGCAACTTCCATCAATGAAGCCATAAAAGATGCGGACGCCCTTTTCCTTGTCACCGAATGGAATGAATTTAAGCAACTTGATTTAAGCACTGTTACAGAGCTGATGAAACAGCCGATTATTTTTGACGGCCGGAATTGTTTTAAGGAGGATCATATTCATGCTTGTGAAAGTATTGAATATTATCCGGTAGGGAAAAAATCGATTATTAAATAAAACAGGGAACGGTTTCGCACTTTTCACTGCGAGCCATTCCCTCGTTTACATTAATGAATCAGTCCTATTGATACTTTTTAATCAATTCAACAAACGCATCAACGAAAGATTGCATGAATTTAGCCGTATCGTCATTTTTGAAATTGCCATTGTCATCTAATAAATTAAACGAATCTGCCAAGTACACTTCAGGTTGTTGAAGAACAGGCATATTTAAAAATACAAGCGGTTGACGTAAATGGTGATTAGCACCAAATCCACCTAGGTTACCTGGTGATTGACTAATAATTGCTGCTGGCTTTCCGTCCCATGAACTTTGACCATAAGGGCGTGAACCAACATCCAATGCATTTTTGAGTGCTGCTGTAATGGAACGATTATATTCTGGTGTAACGAATAAAATAGCATCCATTTCTTTTAATTTGTTTCGGAACGCTGTGTATTCTGCTGGAGGATTGTCTTGGTCAATATCCTCGTTATATAGTGGAAGATTGCCAATTTCGATTATTTCTGCTTCATATCCAGCAGGGAATAATTTTGCAACGCTCTTTCCAATTTTCGTAGAAACAGATTCTTTACGTAAACTACCTGAAATAATACCAACTTTTGTCATTTTTGCCCACCCTTTTATGTAGTTTTTACTCTTAACTCAAAATAATTATATTCGAAGTAAAATCTTATTTCAAATAATAACCTTATAAAAGCTATAATTCTCTCCCTTTGGAGTGATATTCGAAAATGTGTCAATGAATGACCTAGCAAATTTCCCAAATAAAAATGACACTCACCTTGATTCGGGAGTGTCATTTTTCTAGTACATAGGGACAACTTTTTTCTAAATGAATTTATTTTCACAAAAACGATAACTCTGATTATTTAGTCATTTATGATTATACGGTTTCAGCTGTTTTAGCTTGATTTAAAAACCCAATT is a genomic window of Niallia sp. XMNu-256 containing:
- the trmL gene encoding tRNA (uridine(34)/cytosine(34)/5-carboxymethylaminomethyluridine(34)-2'-O)-methyltransferase TrmL; translated protein: MAIHVVLYQPEIPANTGNIARTCAATDTSLHLIRPLGFSTDDKALKRAGVDYWEYVDIHYYDSLDEFYEKNQGGEFYYLTKYGEKPHSDFDYSDSEKNIYFVFGRETNGLPKEVIENNRDRALRVPMTENVRALNLSNTAAILVYEALRQQNYAHLAKQGPRLDEKVR
- a CDS encoding UDP-glucose/GDP-mannose dehydrogenase family protein, with product MKIAVIGTGYVGLSTGVVLSEIGHNVVCIDVDEQKIERLQNGISPIYEPGLEPLLTKNIKNGQLVFTSSHKIGLTDSEVIILAVGTPQQNDGSADLSYLIQAAKDLTPHLKNESIVMIKSTVPVGTNDFIKKLIAEHLPHNTSFSMVSNPEFLRQGSAIKDTLHPDRIIIGSTVQKAAVKIEEMYKPLNAPIIHTSIESAEMIKYASNAFLATKISFINEIANLCEVIGANVEDVARGMGLDKRIGEAFLQAGIGYGGSCFPKDTKALLHSANLHGQAFSQLHETIAVNNTQPLLLVKKATQRFTNLKGKKFALLGLSFKPETDDMREAPSIKIANVLVESGSRVIAYDPIATDNAKKVLKDSIEYATSINEAIKDADALFLVTEWNEFKQLDLSTVTELMKQPIIFDGRNCFKEDHIHACESIEYYPVGKKSIIK
- a CDS encoding amidase domain-containing protein, whose amino-acid sequence is MRKQLQDYLKKRVQECISLSRHSEDQDEKIYKKKASLNERQAEMVKVKAKGYIDKVEKKQEDVEHVYYHVHLQYLIKQKRLILLEEEIEARQAEFYKGVLVDDREINPFIIEETSRELEIPQEEFTDNNIRAEFQYDRQKAVQYAERWWNSYNPAYKKFEVDCTNYISQCLHQGGASMRGHPNRSHGWWMQKNNWSYSWSVAHAFRLFLGTSKKGLRAKAVSSPEELLLGDVICYDFEGDGRFNHTTIVTGKDANGMPLVNAHTANSRMRYWAYEDSTAYTPNIQYKFFTIVDDA
- a CDS encoding NAD(P)H-dependent oxidoreductase encodes the protein MTKVGIISGSLRKESVSTKIGKSVAKLFPAGYEAEIIEIGNLPLYNEDIDQDNPPAEYTAFRNKLKEMDAILFVTPEYNRSITAALKNALDVGSRPYGQSSWDGKPAAIISQSPGNLGGFGANHHLRQPLVFLNMPVLQQPEVYLADSFNLLDDNGNFKNDDTAKFMQSFVDAFVELIKKYQ
- a CDS encoding phenylalanine--tRNA ligase beta subunit-related protein — protein: MEMKIASEIYEYIPDFKIGLIKYHNITVGESPQMLKGRLQLFQESLFFEMEDKKATDFPSIQEWRQVFKQTGKDPNRYRHSAEALYRRVQKQDYLPSIHSATDLNNFFSLQYGIPFGIYDQEKIQGDVITVRLGEDDEAYLGLNGRDNSLHRLLLSADDAGPFGTPFVDSERTAVTKNTKHAVQIVYLQPSMPLSQAEKLVTAVADMFTGINGGNSMCKVV
- the galU gene encoding UTP--glucose-1-phosphate uridylyltransferase GalU encodes the protein MKIRKAIIPAAGLGTRFLPATKAQPKEMLPIVDKPTIQYIVEEAVASGIEEIVIIIGRGKRSIEDHFDKSYELEDALLQKNKLDILKEVQKISDLASIYYVRQKEAKGLGDAILCAKSFIGDEPFAILLGDDIVMSDTPCLKQLIDVFEYCNSSCIAVQTVPESDVHKYGIVKPKSANIDPNLFYIDSLIEKPKKDYAPSRYAIMGRYVLRPEIFDILSRLPVGQNEELQLTDAINELNKIQAVLAYKFEGKRYDIGDKMGFIKATLDFALEREDMKEEVMSYLQGVYENSMKRESDKK
- the queG gene encoding tRNA epoxyqueuosine(34) reductase QueG — translated: MNVTQLKQEIIQYSQTIGIDKIGFTTASPFDELKNRLIRQKELQYQSGFEEPDIDKRTNPRLLMEGASSIISIAVAYPSKMKERVTSKKGERRGIFSRASWGQDYHLVLRERLKKLETFIQEKVPEAKCKSMVDTGELADRAVAERAGIGWSGKNCSIITPEFGSYVYLGEMITNLPFEPDTPMEDQCGTCTKCLDACPTGALIQGGQINAKRCISFLTQTKEIIPEEFRDKIGNRLYGCDSCQTACPVNKGKDFHLHPEVEPEPEIAKPLLQPILTLSNRQFKEKFGHVSGAWRGKNPIQRNAIMALAHFKDESTLEDLTELLRNDPRPMIRGTAAWAIGKMNGKNSAAILRQAYNNELDEDVKTEIQKALNNFS
- the nfsA gene encoding oxygen-insensitive NADPH nitroreductase, yielding MNSIIETLLDHRSVRQFEDKPLSKEQIEVIVQSAQAASTSSYIQAYSIIGVTDGEKKQKLAELAGNQGYVAKNGHFFVFCADLYRHELIGEMEQTDVDESLESTEKFMVMVIDAALAAQNAAVAAESLGLGICYIGGLRNNLPEVCKLLKTPKRVIPLFGLAVGYPEKVNDKKPRLPFSHIYHENEYEQDVSVIKGQLKEYNETISHYYNERTGGKRQETWTGQMANMLSQPRRMYMHEFIKQHGLNGK